The ANME-2 cluster archaeon DNA window GTGCTTCAATAATACGGGCACTACCGCTAAGGTTTAATTTTGTGCTTATAAATTTAAATAGCAGAGGGTCATCTTCCAATAAAATCATCGTTATTATCGGTATATACTGATATGCATATAAAGTTATCAGTGATATGTATCAGTAAATAGTGATATGTAAATAAAGGTATCAGTGATAACTTAGTTTTATGGATTGAACTGCCAGGGTCCAGTTCAGGCTGACCCGGGCGCTGCCGGCCGAGCGATACGCGCAGAATCATTAATTAACATTTTTGGGGGCATAGTCCCCCCGGCAATTTCTTTTTAAACCCTCCTAATCTTATCATAGAGCAGCTCAATCCAGGATTCTGCCCTGTGTTCGGGTTGCTTTACTATCAGGATACTGCAGTTGGACCTGTTAATGATCCTGTCGGGAAGGGAGCCGAACAGTACATCATGCAATAACCATTCGGTCGACGGACCCAGTATAATAAGGTCATGGTCCTTTGACTGCTTAACAATGGTATCCTCGATGGAATCTGAAACTACGACCTGACAGTTGACGGCCATTTTGACTATTTGCGTGGCTTTGTCCTGCATTTCCTGTGCCTGTGGAACTGTTGCGTCGTCCCCAATTACGGTCAATAATGTCATCCTGGCATTGAAAAATTCCGCGAGCTGCTGGCCCATCATAACCCGGAACTCATGTTCTCCCAATCCCAATGGTACCAGGATACTCCTGACTTCCTTGAAATGTTTTGGGAAGAATATCCCTACATCACAATCCGCATTCCTCATGACTATCTGGGGAACGCTCTGTTTGATCTTGCCCCTGAACATCTTTTCAGTACCACCCAGGAGCAGGATGTTACTTTTCCCGGACCGTGCCACGTCCAGGATGGCTTCAGAGATCTCATGTGACACCACGGTCTTCTTTATGACCGGTACACCGAACTCGGCCCCGGTGGAGATGGCTTTCTTGAAAA harbors:
- a CDS encoding universal stress protein; translated protein: FKKAISTGAEFGVPVIKKTVVSHEISEAILDVARSGKSNILLLGGTEKMFRGKIKQSVPQIVMRNADCDVGIFFPKHFKEVRSILVPLGLGEHEFRVMMGQQLAEFFNARMTLLTVIGDDATVPQAQEMQDKATQIVKMAVNCQVVVSDSIEDTIVKQSKDHDLIILGPSTEWLLHDVLFGSLPDRIINRSNCSILIVKQPEHRAESWIELLYDKIRRV